The Candidatus Beckwithbacteria bacterium DNA window TGATGACAGTTTGCGAATTGACAGATTGGTTAATCGTGACGGCATGACGGTGGAGAAAGCAAAGGTAAGAATCAAACAAAGAGAGCAGGAAAATGCCAAAAAATGGACACGGGTTTATCAGAAAGAGTGGCGGCTGTGGTTGCCACAAGATAAGCAAAAGTTAAAGACACCAGAAGGGTTTTTTGATTTTTGGCACCCGGCTTTGTATGATTTGGTAATTGATACTTATTCCAACAGTAAAGAAGAAACATTAAAAAAAGTAATGGAGGCCTTATGTTGAAGAAACTTTTAGTGGGTTTGGTTTTAATATTTGCGTTAGCGGCGCCGACCAGCGCTGCCAGTGATTATTACCTGCCTTATCCGGGAGCCTTGCCAGACCATCCGCTATATTGGTTAAAAATGGTACGGGATCGGATTCAGTTATTGTTAACCACCAATACTTTAGCAAAAGCGGAAAAACTGCTGTTATATGCAGATAAGCGCTTGGGTGCAGGTTGGGCATTAGTGGAAGGTAATAAGCAAGCCTTGGGTATGACAACTTTAACCAAGGCAGAAAAATATTTATATCAGGCGGTGGCACTCGGGGAAAACTCCGGCCTAAAAGAAACCTTAAAAAAGGCAGTACAAAAACATGAAGAGGTGTTGACGATTGTTAAGGATAAAGTTTCAGATGAGTTTAAAAACAGCCTGCAGGAAATGATTACCAGAGATAAAAATTATGAGGCGGGATTGGGGATCGCGACAGAAGTGAAGACGAAGATAGATTTCGGGGATAACCAAGTAGTGACAGCAACTGTGTCGGCCAGTACAGCCTTGGAGGCTTTGGAAAATGCCAGTAGTGGGGTGAAAGTAAAAGACTATGATTGGGGAAAATTGGTGGAAGAAGTGACCACAAAGAAAAATACACCCCAAAAAGCCTGGATTTATTTTGTCAACGGTGAGGCAGGCAAAGTGGCAGCGGATAAACAGGAGGTGAAAGCCGGCGACATAGTGGAGTGGCGTTATGAAAAACCTATTTATTAGTTTAATTTTGATTTCCTTGGCGATAGGGGAAAGGTTGTGGTTTGATTTGGGACCAAATGTGGAATTGATAATGACGACTTCGGTATTAGCCTCAATTTATTTAGGCAGACGTTGGGGGGTAGTGGTGGCTTTGTTAAGTTTAATGATTTCGGACTTAGTCATCGGCAACACGATGATTATGATTTTTACCTGGAGCGCGTTTAGCCTAATTGCTTTTGGTGGGAGATGGTTAAAAAATAAAGCTTTCCTTTTTGGCGCCGGTTACGGTTTGGCCGGGGCGCTGTTTTTTTACTTTTATACCAATTTTGGGGTGTGGTTGATCGGTGGGTTATATCCACATACTTTATTTGGATTAATTGATTGCTATGTGATGGGCTTGCCGTTTTTGAAACTACAGGCAGTCAGCAGTATGGTATTTTTAGGCGGAACATTAGGAATAATAAATTTATTAAACTTAAGATTTTGGGTAAGCCGGTGCCCACGCTCTGCGTAAAGCTACGCGGGGCAAGGAATTCCGGCGCTGTGCCGCAACTGTAATTCGTTTTAAGCGATAAGCCAGAAAACCAAAGCTTGAGATAGGCTCCCGAGCAGGAGGGGTTAATGGCAGAACACAGTTTTGATTGGCAAGTAGCAGGCATAGCGATTAGTAAGGCATTTGATCAGTCTTTTGGTCAGGGTGTAAATCAGATTGGTAACGAAATTAAGAATGTATTTGCCAAAACTCAAGAAATGGTCAAGCCGCAGGAGTCTTATTTTAAAACTCCATTGGAGATAAGAGATAATAAGATATATTGGCAAGATTACGAACAATCAATTAGCCACTCATTGTTACGTAATGCGGCATTATTGCGATTAAATGGGGCGTCAAAAGAAGAAATTGAGAAAGCAAAAGCGGAGTGGAAAATGTGGAATCGTTTGGAAGAGAAAATATTAGGCCTAGAGAAAGGGCAGGTGGTTCAGTTTTTGGCCTTAAGAGGAATTGATCCAGAGCTGGGAGTTGCCTTGCAACAAATTAAAAGAGAGGAAAATGAGTTGGTTTTGGAGTCGCAATTAATGCCATTTAGTCAAATTGATCAAATAGAAAATTTTAGGGAATTATTGGGAGAGAAAGGGGAAGATGTTAGTTTTGTGTCGGAAAGTGCAGATGTTGATCCAATGGTTGGTTGGGCTGTTCAAGGCGTGGCAATAGATTTTCAGCAAGATTTACCTGAATTAATTAGCGAAGCGTATCAATCGGTCCAACCAGAATTCTTGTCGACACAGCCAAGGCCGTTTTGGTCGTTTTCGGAGATAATACCGATTGTGGTAAAGCCGGAAATCCAGTTTGACGAAACAGCCACAACTTTAATCGAGCAGTCAATCGAACAGGAAAACGCGATTCCGGTTACCAGCGCAACCAGTTTCTGGTTTAAGTTAGCGGCCGCGTCAGGAGTACCAAACATTATCGAGACACCGATGCCTGAATTTGTGACGACTAACACAATTTTAAAGTCCGACACTGAAATGCTTTCAGATAGATTGCCAATAGCAATGATTAGTTGGCAATCGGATTTAGAAAAGGCAAGTGCAGAGAGGGAGGTGAAACAAGAAGAGGATGTTGTTTATCGACAAGAGCAGATGAGAAGCCCAGCGATTAAGCGGCAAGAATTAAGCAGAAAAACACAGTCAATGGAAATAATTAGGCCCGTGGAAATAGAAAAAACGGAAGCTGTTCCGAGGGTGCCGGTAGAACCACTACCGGCCGCCGCAGTTACTATTTTTGAATCACAACATATAGTTTCGCCAATTTTGATAGAAATTTCAAAAGTAATTCCAGAGCTGATTCAGTCCAAGCAACAATCAAGAAGAGTGTCCTCGGAGATCACGGACTCATTCCAGACATTCCGTTCCGGAACGGAATGTCTTGGAATGATAAAAGAAGGAGTGGTAGAAAGAAAGGCGAAACAAGAACAGACAGAGAGAGTAGTAGTTGAGCGGGGAGGAATTAAGCCTACAGGGATAATCCCTGCCTCGCCGGCAGGCAGGCTTGAAGGGCGAACAGAAAAAAGGCCAAAAATAGTCAATTCAAGGACAGTCCCTGAAGTGACTTCCGTAGAAAAGGTAGTTTATCAGGTAAAACCAAAGAAACAAGAAGTTCCGGTTTATCAAATTCCGTGGCCGAATTGGATGCCACTCAAAGACATTCCGGAGTGGGTTTGGCGGCCGGTGGCGGCAGGCCCGGACGAAATAATTGACTGGTCGTGGTTTTTGGTAACAGTGTTTTATGCATTATTGAACACAAAAGCATTACTAAAAGTAAGAGTAAATGAAAATTTTTCTTTAAATCAGGGGAGTGGTTTGGAGTTCTTGAGGAGATAATAGGCTGATATAGTCTGACGCAGATATTGGTAGTTGACGGTACTATGGCTGGGGGGATACTGTTTATTTTGACACTGTCGGTAGTGTTCTTTTTTTCACAGCCGCCGGAGGCGAGCCAAATATGAAATGCCCATTTTGTAATCAGCCTCAGTCTTCCGTCCTGGAATCACGGGATAGCGAGGATAATCAAGTAACCCGCCGGAGACGCGAGTGCGAAACCTGTCATAAACGGTTTACTACCTACGAAAGAGTAGAGGGTCCGCAGTTGGTGGTGATTAAAAAAGACAGAAGCCGGGAGAATTTTGATCGGGAGAAAATCAGACGGGGAATTAGCCGCGCCTGCGAAAAGCGATCAGTGAGCACAGATTTATTAGAAGAGATTATCGACAATGTGGAAAAAGAAATGTTAAAGAAAAAAGGCAATGAGAT harbors:
- the nrdR gene encoding transcriptional regulator NrdR, yielding MKCPFCNQPQSSVLESRDSEDNQVTRRRRECETCHKRFTTYERVEGPQLVVIKKDRSRENFDREKIRRGISRACEKRSVSTDLLEEIIDNVEKEMLKKKGNEISSRLIGNAVLKQLKKIDKVAYVRFASVYLDFDDIEDFTSLVKEIK
- a CDS encoding DUF5667 domain-containing protein, translating into MLKKLLVGLVLIFALAAPTSAASDYYLPYPGALPDHPLYWLKMVRDRIQLLLTTNTLAKAEKLLLYADKRLGAGWALVEGNKQALGMTTLTKAEKYLYQAVALGENSGLKETLKKAVQKHEEVLTIVKDKVSDEFKNSLQEMITRDKNYEAGLGIATEVKTKIDFGDNQVVTATVSASTALEALENASSGVKVKDYDWGKLVEEVTTKKNTPQKAWIYFVNGEAGKVAADKQEVKAGDIVEWRYEKPIY